A single Lancefieldella parvula DSM 20469 DNA region contains:
- the polA gene encoding DNA polymerase I: MSDTTMPVNTADQNNATSAKEAAVKPRRTIAVIDGNSLMHRAFHAIRQPMAAPDGTPTGALFGFFNMFIKLVESFSPDGVICAFDKGKPQIRIDMLPQYKAQRPPMDPALHAQFPVVKELLKTLDVPVCQLEGWEGDDILGTLARRGEAEGYQMLLFTGDRDMYQLSTENVKIVSTRKGVSDVSIMTPETVADLYAGITPELVPDFYGLKGDSSDNIPGVPGIGPKKAAALIVEYGSLDEVIAHADEVKGKVGENLRAHIDDALLSRKVATIRTDAPLDINLDDAKFPTFDPNDVVKAFSALGFTGMTSRLARMAGGSASGVTAQTASATPALPIPSEFLQAGDASAALTAALENQEWIGVAEDSAADTGALFSLSHTLWVSTEKALLKFEGENATAALLRILREARVAADDVKALLHEVSPVDSSEPQKLDIETIDSDRLFDTGVAAYLLESDRSSFDINGLVELYFGSELPEPTDEIPAAALRAVAARALVPVLTKKLEDDGSLELFTSLEMQLLPVLAAMERRGLYVDPQKLAEQSAQLGEDIAQRVASIHQTAGEDFNLDSPSQLSHILFDVLKLPTYGLKKTRTGFYSTNAKVLGELAQEYQIVADVLEYRERAKIKSTYLDALPSLIRGDKRIHTTLNQTVTATGRLSSSDPNLQNIPTRSELGHRVRTAFTVPEGSVFLACDYSQIELRLLAHLSADEHLVAAFNSGADFHAATAARVFGVPVEEVTPALRSRAKAVNFGIVYGQQAFGLATSLKISRKEAQEMIDRYFDAYPGVRAYLDDSVRTAHECGYAITMYGRKRHIREFNQSNRQLIAFGERTAMNHPMQGSAADIIKIAMINVEKRLRDEGLTSKLILQIHDELDLEVPESEIETVSTLVKETMEDVVTLRVPLIADVSYGSNWAEAK; the protein is encoded by the coding sequence ATGTCTGATACTACTATGCCAGTTAATACTGCAGATCAAAACAACGCCACATCAGCCAAAGAAGCCGCAGTTAAACCACGTAGAACTATTGCCGTTATTGACGGAAACTCGCTTATGCATCGAGCATTTCATGCAATTCGTCAGCCTATGGCGGCCCCAGATGGAACGCCAACTGGTGCGTTGTTTGGCTTCTTTAACATGTTTATCAAGCTTGTTGAGTCCTTCTCGCCAGATGGTGTCATTTGTGCGTTTGATAAGGGCAAACCTCAGATTCGTATTGATATGTTGCCTCAGTACAAAGCTCAGCGTCCTCCTATGGATCCTGCTTTACACGCACAGTTTCCTGTAGTCAAAGAGCTGCTCAAGACGCTGGATGTTCCCGTCTGTCAGCTTGAAGGCTGGGAGGGTGACGATATTTTAGGTACCCTTGCTCGTCGTGGAGAGGCAGAGGGTTACCAGATGCTGCTCTTTACAGGCGACCGTGATATGTACCAGCTCTCCACAGAAAACGTCAAGATTGTCTCTACGCGCAAGGGTGTTTCCGATGTCTCAATTATGACTCCAGAGACCGTAGCTGACCTTTATGCAGGTATTACGCCAGAGCTTGTCCCAGATTTCTATGGACTTAAGGGAGATTCTTCCGACAACATTCCTGGTGTTCCGGGAATTGGCCCCAAGAAAGCTGCTGCTCTCATTGTGGAGTATGGTTCGCTTGATGAGGTTATTGCTCATGCCGATGAGGTTAAGGGCAAGGTGGGAGAAAACCTTCGCGCCCACATTGATGACGCGCTACTCTCCCGCAAGGTTGCTACTATTCGTACCGATGCACCGCTTGATATCAACCTGGATGACGCTAAGTTCCCAACATTTGATCCAAATGACGTGGTCAAGGCATTTTCGGCCTTGGGCTTTACAGGCATGACCTCAAGGCTTGCTCGTATGGCTGGTGGTTCTGCTTCTGGTGTAACCGCACAAACTGCTTCTGCTACGCCTGCGCTTCCTATTCCGTCAGAATTTCTGCAGGCAGGAGACGCGTCTGCTGCTTTGACCGCTGCTCTTGAGAATCAGGAGTGGATTGGTGTTGCAGAGGATTCTGCCGCCGACACTGGCGCACTCTTTAGTCTTTCTCACACACTTTGGGTGTCTACAGAAAAGGCGCTTCTCAAATTTGAGGGAGAAAACGCAACCGCGGCGCTGTTGCGTATTTTGCGAGAAGCTCGTGTTGCTGCAGACGATGTCAAGGCACTGCTTCATGAGGTAAGCCCTGTTGATTCATCCGAGCCACAGAAACTGGATATTGAGACCATTGATTCTGACCGCCTCTTTGATACGGGCGTTGCTGCGTATCTGCTTGAGTCTGATCGTTCAAGTTTTGATATCAACGGCCTGGTTGAGTTGTATTTTGGCTCTGAGCTTCCTGAGCCTACAGATGAGATTCCTGCCGCAGCATTAAGAGCTGTAGCTGCTAGGGCTCTTGTGCCTGTGCTCACTAAAAAGCTTGAAGATGATGGTTCCCTGGAGCTCTTTACTTCTCTAGAGATGCAACTTTTGCCTGTACTTGCTGCGATGGAGCGTCGCGGTCTCTACGTTGATCCTCAAAAGCTTGCCGAACAGTCCGCTCAGCTTGGTGAAGACATTGCGCAACGAGTGGCAAGTATTCACCAGACAGCAGGCGAGGATTTCAACTTGGATTCTCCAAGTCAGCTTTCTCATATCTTGTTTGACGTGCTCAAGCTTCCAACTTATGGTCTCAAAAAGACTCGTACTGGCTTCTATTCCACCAACGCAAAAGTTCTTGGAGAGCTGGCACAGGAGTATCAGATTGTTGCTGATGTTCTTGAGTATCGCGAACGCGCCAAAATCAAATCTACCTATCTAGATGCTCTTCCTTCACTTATTCGTGGTGATAAGCGTATCCATACCACGCTCAATCAGACCGTTACTGCAACGGGCAGGCTTTCTAGCTCTGATCCAAACTTGCAGAACATTCCTACTCGTTCTGAGCTGGGACATCGTGTTCGCACCGCATTCACTGTTCCCGAGGGCAGCGTTTTTCTCGCCTGTGACTACTCTCAGATTGAGCTTCGCCTGCTCGCTCATCTTTCTGCTGATGAGCACCTAGTAGCAGCATTCAACTCTGGCGCTGACTTCCATGCAGCAACTGCCGCACGTGTCTTTGGCGTTCCTGTTGAAGAGGTAACCCCAGCACTTCGTAGTCGTGCTAAGGCAGTCAACTTTGGCATTGTCTATGGTCAGCAGGCCTTTGGTCTGGCAACGTCTCTTAAGATTTCTCGCAAGGAAGCGCAAGAGATGATTGACCGTTATTTTGATGCCTATCCTGGTGTTCGTGCGTATTTAGATGACTCCGTCCGCACGGCTCACGAGTGTGGTTACGCTATTACCATGTATGGTCGTAAGCGTCACATTAGAGAGTTTAACCAATCAAATCGCCAGCTTATTGCCTTTGGCGAGCGCACCGCCATGAATCATCCTATGCAGGGAAGTGCTGCAGATATTATCAAGATTGCAATGATTAATGTCGAGAAACGCTTGCGTGATGAAGGTCTTACGTCAAAACTGATTCTTCAGATCCACGACGAACTTGACTTGGAAGTTCCAGAGTCAGAGATTGAGACAGTTTCTACGCTGGTAAAAGAGACTATGGAAGACGTTGTTACCCTGCGTGTTCCTTTGATTGCTGATGTCAGCTATGGTTCCAATTGGGCAGAGGCAAAGTAA
- a CDS encoding glutamine synthetase III — translation MAHDKVSQEFGSLLFTDADMQERLPRPTYKKLRSVILDGKPLDLDIANEVAHAMKEWALEKGATHFTHWFQPLTGITSEKHDSFMTPQGNGTILMSFSGKELVQGEPDASSFPSGGLRATFEARGYTVWDPASPTFIKDEVLCIPTAFISYTGEALDKRTPLLRSQVALEKQAKRVLALFGQKPSRVVTNIGPEQEYFLIKEEDFEQRPDLILCGRTLFGCEPSKGQELDEHYFGAIRPTVNNFMKELDDELWKLGIPAKTKHNEVAPCQHELAPVFEQGTLAIDNNLLTMEKLKLLATHHGLACLEHEKPFEYVNGSGKHDNWSLSADDENLLEPGDKPGENLRFLVFLACLVAAVDSHADLLRMSVASAGNDHRLGANEAPPAIVSVFLGAALSVIVDDLITGSDVHGAKRTRMDLGVPTLPAVLRDNTDRNRTSPFAFTGNKFEFRMCGSKQNLSDPNVILNTIVAEQCDRFASDLSNASEKNFTKEALKWVIDTFKAHERILFEGNGYSGDWEKLAEERGLPNLRTTPEALPAMIAPENIELFERYGVLSQAEAQARYVAKAEQYTKILNIEARTMLYMARHMYLPALFTYSSDVASSVAAKQAIGIKSAAETEIVEKLTAGIDEIYAATNSLDEINTTAHQMKNKPQEQCEYYCNKVLPAMARLRSAVDSMELICGHDWWPVPSYNKMLFYV, via the coding sequence GTGGCTCACGACAAAGTTTCTCAGGAATTTGGCTCACTTCTATTTACCGACGCAGACATGCAAGAACGTTTGCCAAGACCAACGTACAAGAAACTTCGTAGTGTCATTCTGGACGGTAAGCCACTTGACCTCGACATAGCAAACGAGGTTGCACATGCTATGAAAGAGTGGGCACTTGAAAAAGGTGCTACTCACTTTACCCACTGGTTCCAACCTCTCACAGGCATTACTTCCGAGAAGCACGACAGCTTTATGACTCCTCAGGGAAACGGCACTATTTTGATGTCCTTCTCGGGAAAAGAGCTTGTACAGGGTGAGCCTGACGCATCAAGCTTCCCTTCTGGCGGTCTGCGTGCCACCTTTGAGGCTCGTGGTTACACGGTATGGGACCCTGCAAGCCCAACCTTCATCAAAGATGAAGTTCTCTGCATTCCAACTGCATTTATTTCATACACCGGAGAAGCTCTGGATAAGCGCACTCCGCTACTTCGCTCCCAGGTTGCCCTTGAAAAACAGGCTAAACGCGTTCTTGCACTCTTTGGCCAAAAGCCTTCTCGCGTTGTAACAAACATTGGTCCTGAGCAGGAATACTTCCTTATCAAAGAGGAAGACTTTGAACAGCGTCCTGACCTTATCCTTTGTGGTCGCACCCTCTTTGGTTGCGAACCAAGCAAGGGTCAAGAGCTTGATGAGCACTACTTTGGCGCTATTCGTCCAACCGTCAATAACTTTATGAAAGAACTTGATGACGAGCTCTGGAAGCTAGGCATTCCTGCAAAGACCAAGCATAATGAGGTTGCTCCTTGTCAACATGAACTTGCACCAGTCTTTGAGCAGGGCACACTTGCCATCGACAACAACCTCCTAACCATGGAGAAGCTCAAGCTTCTTGCTACCCACCATGGTCTTGCTTGCCTTGAGCACGAGAAACCCTTTGAGTACGTCAATGGTTCTGGTAAGCACGACAACTGGTCGCTCTCTGCAGATGATGAGAACTTGCTTGAGCCTGGTGATAAACCTGGCGAGAACCTCCGCTTCTTGGTCTTTCTTGCTTGTCTGGTTGCCGCTGTTGACTCCCACGCAGACCTTTTGCGTATGTCAGTTGCATCCGCTGGAAATGATCACCGTCTTGGTGCAAACGAGGCTCCACCTGCAATTGTTTCAGTCTTCTTGGGTGCTGCGCTTTCTGTAATTGTTGACGACCTTATCACTGGTTCCGATGTCCACGGTGCAAAACGCACTCGTATGGACCTGGGCGTACCAACACTTCCTGCAGTCCTTAGAGACAACACAGATAGGAACCGTACCAGCCCCTTTGCGTTCACTGGCAACAAGTTTGAGTTCCGTATGTGTGGCAGCAAACAGAATCTCTCTGATCCTAATGTCATTTTGAACACCATTGTTGCCGAGCAGTGCGATCGCTTTGCAAGTGACCTTTCAAACGCTTCCGAGAAGAACTTCACCAAAGAGGCTTTGAAGTGGGTTATTGACACATTTAAAGCACACGAGCGTATCCTCTTTGAAGGCAACGGCTACTCAGGTGATTGGGAGAAACTTGCTGAGGAGCGCGGTCTTCCAAACCTCCGTACCACCCCTGAGGCACTCCCTGCAATGATCGCTCCAGAAAACATTGAACTCTTTGAGCGTTATGGTGTTCTTTCCCAGGCAGAAGCACAGGCTCGCTACGTTGCAAAAGCCGAGCAGTATACCAAGATTCTCAACATTGAGGCTCGCACCATGCTGTATATGGCGCGCCACATGTACTTGCCTGCTCTTTTTACCTACTCAAGTGATGTTGCTTCTTCAGTTGCTGCTAAGCAGGCTATTGGTATCAAGAGCGCTGCAGAGACAGAGATTGTTGAGAAGCTCACCGCAGGTATTGATGAAATTTATGCAGCTACTAACAGCCTCGATGAGATCAATACCACAGCGCACCAGATGAAGAACAAGCCTCAGGAGCAGTGCGAGTACTATTGCAATAAAGTCCTTCCAGCTATGGCTCGCCTGCGTAGCGCCGTTGACTCCATGGAACTCATCTGCGGACACGATTGGTGGCCAGTTCCTAGCTACAACAAGATGCTCTTCTACGTCTAG
- a CDS encoding ABC transporter substrate-binding protein — protein sequence MKFIPDRLRQKIHKTFGPKDPDEKSTPPTATSVTRTSFVILGISVVAAPVIATVANILSPGISYVQQEFLPPQLNSKVPGYARALIQLAQREGSLNLLCTSKEAVKPLVETYSRAFSVPVIVGEATEEEIQEFIQQTYVASKSVESETSDIKLDVNWDFEKPDVIFLASEALMQCFEASAYCQPYEVSSTDQYVRSEFFEVTGQWYAYAADPLVLLVNQERLNEKKIQRPREWTDLLIDGLRGRYVIPDPALTYVGKKFESLFLGQYGLDKGTQIIQSLFENVDAFSESTYQAIRDTGFGKYRACVCSLSDAYRAITKDDFDNLSVVLPGASYFSTIRSFICQRSKHTYSAYLWQEFITKRDSAEHMGEMDSFFSPVIEGTPNPWYASRLNLTGVSESMQIVPAPTDAEGNLIKLEDVHAVYSKLVKA from the coding sequence GTGAAGTTTATCCCTGATCGTCTGCGCCAGAAGATACATAAAACTTTTGGACCAAAAGACCCTGACGAGAAAAGCACTCCACCAACTGCCACTTCTGTTACACGAACCTCATTTGTTATCCTGGGCATCTCGGTGGTTGCAGCGCCTGTGATAGCTACCGTTGCAAATATTTTGAGTCCAGGAATTTCTTATGTTCAGCAGGAATTTTTACCTCCACAGCTTAATTCAAAGGTTCCAGGCTATGCCCGTGCGCTGATTCAGCTTGCGCAACGAGAAGGCTCTCTTAATCTTCTTTGTACTTCCAAAGAAGCGGTAAAACCCTTGGTAGAAACATATTCAAGAGCGTTTTCTGTGCCTGTTATTGTGGGTGAGGCAACAGAGGAAGAAATTCAAGAGTTTATTCAGCAAACATATGTTGCTAGTAAGAGTGTGGAGTCTGAAACTTCTGATATCAAATTGGATGTTAATTGGGATTTTGAGAAACCTGATGTCATTTTCTTAGCAAGCGAAGCTTTAATGCAATGCTTTGAAGCTTCCGCGTATTGTCAGCCGTATGAAGTTTCTTCAACAGATCAGTACGTACGCTCCGAGTTTTTTGAAGTCACAGGACAATGGTATGCCTATGCTGCAGATCCGTTAGTTTTACTTGTGAATCAAGAGCGTCTTAATGAGAAAAAGATTCAGCGTCCACGTGAATGGACAGATCTTCTTATAGACGGTCTGCGTGGAAGGTATGTTATTCCTGATCCTGCACTTACGTATGTGGGCAAGAAGTTTGAGTCGCTCTTTTTGGGTCAGTATGGTCTGGATAAAGGTACTCAAATTATTCAAAGTTTGTTCGAAAATGTTGACGCATTTTCTGAGAGTACATATCAAGCAATTAGAGACACAGGATTTGGTAAGTACAGAGCCTGTGTTTGTTCACTAAGTGATGCGTATAGGGCAATTACTAAAGATGATTTTGATAATCTCTCAGTTGTTCTGCCGGGTGCTTCTTATTTCTCTACGATAAGGTCATTTATATGTCAGAGGTCAAAACATACGTATTCAGCATATTTATGGCAGGAATTTATTACCAAACGGGATTCTGCTGAACACATGGGAGAAATGGACTCGTTTTTCTCGCCAGTTATTGAGGGAACGCCAAATCCTTGGTATGCAAGTCGTCTAAATTTGACAGGGGTAAGTGAATCAATGCAGATAGTTCCTGCTCCAACAGATGCAGAAGGCAATCTGATCAAGCTTGAAGATGTTCATGCTGTATACAGTAAGTTGGTTAAAGCGTAG